In the genome of Mixta calida, the window TGCAACTGCTCCGATTCGATCTTCGAGAAGTCGAGAATATCGCTGATGATTTTCAGCAGCAGGCTGGAGGAGTTGTTCATCGCCGTCACCAGCGAATCGACCCCTTTCGGCAGCTGTTTGGTTTGCAGCAGATCGAGATTGCCGATAATGCCGTAGAGCGGCGTGCGCAGCTCGTGGCTAACGGTCGCGAGGAACATCGATTTGGACTGGCTGGCCTGCTCCGCCGCCTGCGCCATCTCCTGTAGCGACTCTTCCATTTTCACGCGGGCGCTGACGTCGACCAGCACGCAGATCGCTACGTTTTCGTTGCGGTAGCGCGAATGCACGAAGCTGATTTGCAGGTTGGTGTTGCTGCCGGTCAGCAGATCGACGAAATTAACCTGCTGGCCGCTGATGATTTCCGTCAGCTTCTGTCGATCTTCCTGCGTCAGCATCGTCAGATAGTTGTGCGCCAGCTCGTTGCTGAGGATGTTGGTACCGTCGCGGGTGCGCAGAATACAGATGCCGACCGGCGCGGACGCGACGATTTTACGGTTAAACTGCTCGTGCTCCTCCAGCCGGTGCGCGTTCTCCTCCGCCGGCAGGAACATTCGACGCTCAAACAGCCAGGCAAGCGTGAAAAGAATAATCGCGCTCACCAGATTAAGCAGGATGGCGTTGATCATCAACAGCTTCAGACGGTCGACCAGTACATCGGTCGGCACCGAATAGACGATGCTCAGGTTGGAAGGATGCAGCGTTTTCTTCAGCACCAGCTGTTTATAACTGTCGACGTAGCCGAACCAGGCTTTGTCGTCGGGAAGATCGTCCAGTGAAAATCCGACGCGTCCGCGGTTTGAGGAGAGCACCGGCTGGTTCGCCTCGTCAATCAGCGTGGCGGTAACGGGCAGGCTGCCCGGCGTAACAAAATCGTCGAGGCGAATATTCTGCTCGATGCCGAGCAGCGCCTCCAGCTTGTTGGCGACGTAGATCGGCGTAATCATGTAGAAATAGCCGACGCCCGGCTGCCCGTTATTGCTGACCCAGTACAGACTGCTTTTACGCTCGTCCGCGCTGCTGTTGCGGTAGCGCAGAATACGCTCGTGCAGCGTTTTCATCGTGCGCTCGCGATCCACCGATCCGTTGCCGATGCCGAAATCGGCCATACAGAGCCCTTCGCCCCCGATAAAAAAGACGCGGTTCAGCTCGTAGGCGGAGGCAAAATTGGTTTTCCAGTAGTTAAGGAAGTAGCTGAGCGACTCCAGCGAGCTGCGCCAGGTATTGCTCATCGCCGCGCAGTTGGAATTGTCGACTAACGGATAGAACTGCGGCAGCGTCGCCTTGCCGGGAAAGACGCCGTTCAGCGGATCGGTGCCGCTGGCGCTGCTGCTCAGGCGGTTTTCCGCAATGTACTTCAGCTCCCTGGTAATATCCGCCGAGTGACGCACATACCACTGCGCCTGATCGTAGTTAAGCGTGAACTCCTGACGCACCTGCGCTTCCTGCGTATGCAGCACGCTGATAATGTAAAACGCGGTTAACAGCGCGCCCAGCGACCAGAGCATCAGCGCCAGCGCGCGAAACAGATAGCGGGAAATCCTGAGCGTAGTGCGAAACGAAACGAGATATTTCAAGGGAAACCTGGGCGCAACCGCCAATGAGTAATATTTTTTGATCCCGATACAGTAGCGTCAGGCTGTGAAAAAAGCCAGATTCGCGTCCGCTATTGTTGCTTTATCAGACTGATAGCCGGAGGGGAAAAAGCGGCGTTCAGCTTGTATCAGCGTAAAAAAAAAACCACAATTCGTAATGACAATCGTCATTACGCCGAGTGGCATAAGCTGGGAGCGCCTGTACGCGAGCAGTTAAAGAAAAAGCTGGCTGAAGTGTTAAAGGCACCACGTATTGAGGCGAATAAACTTCGGGACTGCCCGACTGTTATAAAATCAAACTCCCCTCTTCCGGTTACCGTCTCGTTTATCAGGTTCAGGATGATAAGGTCGTCGTGTTTGTTGTTGCGGTAGGGAAAAGAGAACGCAGTGATGTCTATTCTGCTGCCAGTAAACATGCACGTTGAGTCATTTATTCGAACGATAAAAAAGGCCGGTCAGACCGGCCTTTTTAGCGTCGAAGAGAGGATTACTCCTCTTCGCCGTCCGGGATCTCATCGTCGGTTTCCACTTCCGGGCGATATCCTCCTCCCCTTCCGCGACGCTGCCGTCGATGGCGTCCAGCTCTTCTTCTTCAACCGGCTCCGCCACACGTTGCAGACCGACCACGTTCTCATCCGCTGCGGTGCGGATCAGAATCACGCCCTGGGTGTTACGCCCGACCACGCTCACTTCCGATACGCGGGTGCGCACCAGCGTACCGGCGTCGGTGATCATCATGATCTGGTCGCTGTCCACCACCTGCACCGCGCCGATAACCGGCCCGTTGCGCTCGGTCACCTTGATGGAGATCACGCCCTGCGTCGCGCGCGATTTGGTCGGATACTCGCTGTTGGCGGTACGCTTGCCGTAGCCGTTCTGCGTCACCGTCAGAATCGCGCCCTCTTCCTGCGGCACGATCAGCGACACCACGCGATCCCCTTCCGCCAGCTTGATGCCGCGCACGCCGGAAGCGGTACGGCCCATGGCGCGCACTGCCTGCTCGGAGAAGCGCACCACTTTGCCTGCGGCGGAGAACAGCATCACTTCGTTGCTACCGTCGGTGAGCGCCACGCCGATCAGCTCGTCGTCTTCACGCAGGTTGACGGCGATAATGCCGGCACTGCGCGGACGACTGAACTCGGTCAGCGAGGTTTTCTTCACGGTGCCGCTGGCGGTCGCCATAAAGATATTGGTGCCTTCGGTATATTCACGCACCGGCAGAATGGCGGTGATACGCTCGTTGGCTTCCAGCGGCAGCAGGTTGACGATCGGACGTCCGCGCGCGCCACGGCTCGCTTCCGGCAGCTGGTAGACTTTCATCCAGTAGAGACGGCCGCGGCTGGAGAAGCAGAGGATCGTGTCGTGGGTGTTGGCCACCAGCAGACGGTCGATAAAATCCTCTTCCTTGATGCGCGCGGCTGATTTGCCTTTGCCGCCGCGACGCTGCGCTTCATAATCAGAAAGCGGCTGATACTTCACGTAGCCCTGATGCGACAGGGTAACGACCACATCTTCCTGATTGATCAGATCTTCGATATTGATATCAGCGGTGTTGGCGGTGATTTCCGTGCGACGCTGGTCGCCGAACTGGTCGCGGATCGCTTCCAGCTCTCCACGAATCACTTCCATCAGGCGATCGGCGCTTTCCAGAATGTGGATCAGCTCCGCGATCTGCGCCAACAGCTCTTTGTACTCATCCAGCAGCTTTTCATGTTCCAGACCGGTCAGCTTTTGCAGACGCAGATCGAGG includes:
- the rcsC gene encoding two-component system sensor histidine kinase RcsC, with the protein product MKYLVSFRTTLRISRYLFRALALMLWSLGALLTAFYIISVLHTQEAQVRQEFTLNYDQAQWYVRHSADITRELKYIAENRLSSSASGTDPLNGVFPGKATLPQFYPLVDNSNCAAMSNTWRSSLESLSYFLNYWKTNFASAYELNRVFFIGGEGLCMADFGIGNGSVDRERTMKTLHERILRYRNSSADERKSSLYWVSNNGQPGVGYFYMITPIYVANKLEALLGIEQNIRLDDFVTPGSLPVTATLIDEANQPVLSSNRGRVGFSLDDLPDDKAWFGYVDSYKQLVLKKTLHPSNLSIVYSVPTDVLVDRLKLLMINAILLNLVSAIILFTLAWLFERRMFLPAEENAHRLEEHEQFNRKIVASAPVGICILRTRDGTNILSNELAHNYLTMLTQEDRQKLTEIISGQQVNFVDLLTGSNTNLQISFVHSRYRNENVAICVLVDVSARVKMEESLQEMAQAAEQASQSKSMFLATVSHELRTPLYGIIGNLDLLQTKQLPKGVDSLVTAMNNSSSLLLKIISDILDFSKIESEQLQIEPRPFAPREVITHITANYLSLVVKKRLTLYCFIEYDVPVALDGDPMRLQQVVSNLLNNAIKFTHTGCIILHAYVKEGYLAVRVRDTGVGIAAKEITRLFDPFFQVGTGVQRNFQGTGLGLAICEKLINMMDGDIEVESEPGMGSQFIVRIPLYNSQMMTPVPHEGLQDKQVWLALRNDFLASFLTRLLLAHGIQVTRLDEQAWRPDDVIIADYDFQPEQPARAVIVFDGAHIDTPYELSPGRWIYSTAMPHELPALLGRIYSVVVEVPDGLSSLPVPAQQGVDNHDILVLVVDDHPINRMLLSDQLGSLGYRVKTAQDGVDALNVISRSEIDIVLTDVNMPNMDGYRLTQRLRQLGQTFPIIGVTANALAEEKQRCMEAGMDNCLSKPVTLETLKTSLAIYAERVRKVRDV